The region AGAGATCCTGCCAAATACGGACTTTCATCTGCGGAAGTTACGTTTGCTAAAAGAGATAATGATCCTGCATACCTACCAAAAAGTGTGGAAAAACACAGGGAGAAGATCGTGATCCTGGAAAATGGTGCCAAACTGATTATAAAAGAGTGACCGGGCAAAAGCCCGGTACCTAATCAACCGTAGTTTTTAACTATTACGATAAGACCTACACCAATAAACACAACCGCCCAGAGGACAACTACAAAGACGGAAGCATCTCCAAGATGGTGTTCCGTTTCAGAAGCCTCATAAACTCTCCCTTTTGGGGTTTTTCCTCCCTGATAAGCCATCCACCAAGCGTAGGCGTAAAGGATAAGACCAGTCACAAGTGTTCCAAAAAAGAGTAGCGGACTCAGAAGTTCAAGGTTTACCTTATAGCTATATATGGAATAGCCAAATCTGGCTGTTGAGGCAACCCTAAGATATTCCCTAAATACGGCTATAAGTATGACAGCCACCGCACCAGAAATTAGAGAAGGTAGAGCCATTTTTACTGGATCTTTTTGAGCTACAAAAATCACACCCGCAACGAGTAAAAGTCCCAATAGACTTAGCCAAGTGAATATACTTCCTTTTGCGCCCCAATCAGCTGGAATGGTAAGTATGTAAAGAATTTGAGAAGCGAGCCATCCTACACCTGCATAAAGGGCAAACCTTACCCCTACTTTGCCAGCCCAATCAAGGTATTCCCTATCCATATCTTCCCTGTTCCTAAAGTACCAGTTGTAAAGCATAAGAAATACACCTGTGACAGCTACAGATGGAAATAGAAGGAAGGAGAGATATCTGAAAATATTGAAGGCGTATATGTTCCATCCGCCCGTATTCATGGTGGTTCCACCGGAGGTATACCACTCTACCCACTTTTCCGGATATAGAGATTGGTAATTCACTACATGGATGATAAAGCCAACGAGAAGCAAAAAGATCACACCGAGAATGGACATAAACATGGAAAGCGGTGCTTTCTCCCTCGTAAAGTAAGCCCCCCATACAAAGTAGTAGCCTATAAGTAGAAATACTATAAAGAGTATGTACCACCAAGCCGAAAGATTAGCAGATGAGTACCATAAGGGATCGTATATGACCTGATAAAAGAGAAGTGGAGCAACACCAAGCACTATGGCTAAGGATACGGAAACCTTTGAAAGCTCAATAGTTGCCCTTGAGAGTCTTTGCCACCTCTCTTCCTTTTTTACAAAGCCGTATATAGCAAACAAAAGACCACCTATTGCAGTGTAAACGAAGAGTATGTGCAATGCCCATGTAAGTACCTGAAGTATCTGCATAACAACTGGGAAGAAGGGAGCGCCTGCTGGATCGGACATGGCTTTCAGCATGGAGGAGGTATCAACTGCGAGAGCTAACCTACCTCCCACGAGCATAAAAGACAACACACCGAGCAGAACCCATTTTAAAGCTTCTCTCATAGCTCGCACCTCCTTACTTTTTAGCCTCAGAAGAAGACGGAACTTCTATCTTTGCAGAAACTCTTCCACCCTTAGATATCATGTCGGCTATATATGCAGACAGGGCTTTTACCTCATCGTCAGTACCTGTGAGCTTTGGCATATAAGGAGGATGGCTGTTTCTGAGGTAGCTAACCAAAAAGCTGTAAATCGCATTTGGATCTGTCATGCCTGCAAACTTTTGTCCAAAGGGTCTAAGACCAGTAGATCCAGTCACGTTGTGACAACCTGAACATTCAAGTACAGCTACAACCTTTCCAGCCATTACTTGATTTTGAGGTGTTATCTTCCTAAGCGCATCTGGTACGAAGGCATTCACATTCAGGATTCCCTTTTGGTCTATGATAGGAACTTCTGACCTTATACCCTTAGCGGGTACATCCTTTGATATTATCTGATTTACCCATACAAACTCACCTGCAACGTATGGCTTTCTCAAGGTTTCCCTTATTTTCTCTTCCGGATATACACCCATGAAGAATATGAGTATATATATGGGGTAAGCCATCCAGAACCTCGCCATTGTGGGTCTAACCGCTGTCAGGAAAAAGTGAGCAAGTAAAACAAGAATTATGAGCATTATAGGTAACTTGAGGTATAGCGGTATAACGTTTTCAAGTATTACGTTACTCCTATTTGGAAGAGTTGAGATGTACCATACGAAGAACATAAGTCCGAATACAACACCTCCTATGCCCCAGTAAGACAAAGTCTTGACTATCTCTTTGTAGGTCTTTTCGCTTATATCCTTTTTCATAAGCCCCGCTATGGCAAGTCCTACAGTACCCGCTATGGCAAACATAAAGGATGTTCTCTCAAGTAGATGCGGAAAATAGTTCTTGTTATAAAAGGCATCAAGTATATTGCCTGTCTCAAACCATTTCTCGTGTCCTGGCGAGAGCATAAAGGACAATATGCCTACTATGATATACATGGTAGCCCACGAGCCTATGGCAAAGGTCCAGACGAGTCTCAACCAGCTCCTCTGGTCTATTTTCCCAAGCGTGTAAAAGAGTATGTAAACTAAGGTGACCTCAGCTATGAACCAGACCCACTCTGCAGCCCAGACCCACACGAAGTTGTGAATTAGAGCCGAAATTCCTCTGGGGTTTGCCACAGTTGCTGAAAACCATATACCCGGACCAGTTATGGAGCCAGATACGTAGGAAAAAATAAGAAGCCCCAGAAGGTACTTCTTTATGTACTCATATATCTGGGGTTGGTTCTCTCTGTATGCCTTGGTGGCAAGATAAGCAAGAAGTATGGACCCACCTACGGAAGTATGGGATGCCATAACGTGAATGGTGGCTATGATGGCTATGACAGTTGCACTTCCTACTGTCGGTACGTACCACATGGGATAAAAACCCAACACATCCATACTACGCACCTCCTAAGTTATATTAACGATAACTTAACAATAATTTAAACTGATTTTTATCATAAGTCAAGAGTTTTTTGATCTTTGCCGACAAGAGA is a window of Hydrogenobacter sp. DNA encoding:
- a CDS encoding cytochrome C encodes the protein MDVLGFYPMWYVPTVGSATVIAIIATIHVMASHTSVGGSILLAYLATKAYRENQPQIYEYIKKYLLGLLIFSYVSGSITGPGIWFSATVANPRGISALIHNFVWVWAAEWVWFIAEVTLVYILFYTLGKIDQRSWLRLVWTFAIGSWATMYIIVGILSFMLSPGHEKWFETGNILDAFYNKNYFPHLLERTSFMFAIAGTVGLAIAGLMKKDISEKTYKEIVKTLSYWGIGGVVFGLMFFVWYISTLPNRSNVILENVIPLYLKLPIMLIILVLLAHFFLTAVRPTMARFWMAYPIYILIFFMGVYPEEKIRETLRKPYVAGEFVWVNQIISKDVPAKGIRSEVPIIDQKGILNVNAFVPDALRKITPQNQVMAGKVVAVLECSGCHNVTGSTGLRPFGQKFAGMTDPNAIYSFLVSYLRNSHPPYMPKLTGTDDEVKALSAYIADMISKGGRVSAKIEVPSSSEAKK